A stretch of Lactuca sativa cultivar Salinas chromosome 6, Lsat_Salinas_v11, whole genome shotgun sequence DNA encodes these proteins:
- the LOC111897815 gene encoding protein ALP1-like, with translation MDIDEQVAIFLHIIAHNVKNRVMIGCFQRSGETISKIVTRVCNAVIRLHPYLLKKPEPVTENSTDQRWKWLKNCLGALDGTHIKCLVPLKDKPKYRTRKNDIATNVLGVCSQDMQFIYVLLGWEGSTADGRVLRDALLRPHGLKVPRPGYYLVDVGYTNGEGFLAPYRGQRYHLNNWRVGHQPTTPKELFNMRHSSARNVIEKCFGILKARWGILRDNSYYPIDLKNKIIMACCLLHNYIRQEMTIDPFENRFELDEGIGDVGGGDDDNITPVGVSTEWTTFRNNLAQTMFDSWNTTH, from the exons ATGGATATTGATGAGCAAGTGGCCATATTCCTTCATATCATTGCACATAATGTGAAGAATCGGGTCATGATAGGTTGTTTCCAGCGTTCTGGTGAAACAATTAGCAAAATTGTTACACGAGTTTGTAATGCGGTGATAAGGTTGCATCCATATTTGCTTAAGAAACCCGAACCTGTTACAGAAAACTCTACAGATCAAAGATGGAAGTGGTTAAAG AACTGTCTAGGAGCTTTAGATGGAACACACATAAAGTGCTTAGTGCCACTTAAAGACAAGCCTAAATACAGGACAAGAAAAAATGATATTGCCACAAATGTTTTAGGGGTGTGTTCACAAGATATGCAATTTATCTATGTTTTACTGGGATGGGAGGGCTCGACTGCGGATGGTAGAGTGCTTCGAGATGCCCTACTTAGGCCACATGGATTGAAGGTCCCAAGACCGG GGTATTATTTGGTAGATGTTGGTTATACAAATGGTGAAGGTTTCTTAGCCCCATATAGGGGTCAAAGATATCATTTGAATAATTGGCGTGTTGGACACCAACCAACTACACCTAAAGAATTATTCAACATGAGACATTCATCTGCGAGAAATGTTATAGAAAAATGTTTTGGTATTTTGAAGGCAAGATGGGGAATTTTAAGGGACAACTCATATTATCCTATTGATCTAAAAAATAAGATCATAATGGCATGTTGTCTTCTTCATAATTATATAAGACAGGAAATGACAATTGATCCATTTGAGAACCGCTTTGAACTAGATGAGGGAATCGGGGATGTTGGAGGTGGAGACGATGATAATATCACTCCTGTTGGTGTATCAACCGAGTGGAC